From the Gemmatimonadales bacterium genome, the window TCGGGGCGCCGGGGTCGTGCGCTCGGCAGCTGCCGCCACGCGGGCGTTGACACGTCGGAGGTTCCGGCGTTTCTATGCTCCTCACGAGGCTCGGCGGCGCCGCATGAGGAGGGGCAGGTCGCATGAAGAAGAGCCGGTCGAAGAGAACCGCGTCTCCATCGGAGCTGATTGACGCGAGAATCGAGGATCTGGGCGACTGGAGGGGCGAGCTGCTCTCCCGGCTGCGCGCCCTGATCAGGAAGGCAGACCCCGACGTGGCCGAGGAGTGGAAGTGGGAGACGCCGGTCTGGTCGCACAGCGGGCTGATCTGCACCGGCGAGACGTACAAGCAGGTCGTGAAGATGACCTTCGCCAAGGGGGCCTCGCTGAAGGACCCTTCAGGCCTCTTCAATTCCAGTCTCGAGGGCAACACCAGGCGCGCCATCGACTTCCACGAAGGCGACAGGCTGGACGAGGGGGCTCTGAAGGTGCTCATTCGGGCCGCCGTAGCCTTCAACTCGTCGGCAGCCCTTGGAGCAGAACATGGCGGCGCGAGAAGCATGAAGTCGAAGGCACCAGGCGAACCACGGGCTGGCGCTCGCTGCCAGGTCATCGGCGGCACACATGCGGGCAAGTCCGGTATCATAAGGGACGTCAACACCAGCAAGACCGGTCACGTGACCATCACCGTGGTCCAGCCCAACGGACAGCGGTTCAAGACCCTCGCCAAGAACGTCGTGATTCGGCGGGGAGCGGCGGTCGCCCGCCACGGGGGCGCGCGCAGGTAGGCGGCCACAACGAGCCATCCGGAGTGCTCACGATGTCACGAACGACGCTCATCCTCGCAGGCGCGTTGGCGCTCCTGAGCAGCCCCCTCGCCGCTCAGGCGCACGCAGTGCACCGTCATCCGCGCGGCGCCAGCATCGTCCTGCTCGGCACTCTGGCCGACCCCATGTGCGCGTTCGCACAGCAACTCGCCGACTCGGCGCAGGCTCGCTGCGCGGGCCAGCACGCCCATCGCCGGCTCGAGCCGGTACTGCTGAGCGACGAGAGCGTACTCTACCTCCTGGCCTTTCGTCCCGGTGCCAGCGGCCGATCGGCGTCCGTGCAGGCCATGATAGGCAAGCGCGTCCAGGTCGAGGGGACCGTCTATCCTGCCGGGAATGCGTATCTCGTCGTGGTGGATTCGGTGCGCACGAGTACGCCATGAACCCGGGGCCGCCCAGCCAGGCGGCCCACGTTCGCACGCAGCATCTGCAGACCATAGTGCCCCAGGACATCCCGTTTCCATCACCCGGCCGAGGACGAGATGAAACACGTCGCGAACTCCCGATTCACCATCAAGAGCTGGGACGAGAAGCCCTACGGCGAGGGCGAGGGCCTGCCGAAGCTGACCCGGGCCTCCGTCACGAGGACGTTCAAGGGTGATATCGCCGGCGAGGGGCAGGTCGAATACCTGATGATGTACCGCGGCGACGGCTCGGCCACGGTCGTCGGCCTCGAGCGGGTCGTCGGGCACGTTGCGGGGAAGGCGGGCAGCTTCGTGCTCCAGCGCACCGGAGCATTCGAGAACGGCGTGGCGACGGAGTCCTACGTCGTCATCCCCGGCTCCGGCACGGGAGAGCTTCGGGGCCTGCGGGGCGAGGGCACGTCGGCTCTCGGGCACGGGACCGAGTATCCACTGACGCTGCACTACGAGTTGGGCTGACGCGGCTCGGCCATGCCGATCGAAATCGGACAGGTAGAAGCGCTCTTCCGGTATCCGGTGAAGTCCATGGCCGGCGAACGACTCGAGGTCGCCCAGCTGGGCTGGTACGGCCTCGACGGCGACCGACGCCTGGCCTTTCGGCGCAGCGACGACCGCAGCGGGTTTCCCTGGCTGACCGCCGGCAGGCTGCCCGAGCTGCTGCTGTTCGCGCCGCAGCGACGTGAGGACGGTGCGGAGGGGGACCTTCCCACCCA encodes:
- a CDS encoding DUF1801 domain-containing protein: MKKSRSKRTASPSELIDARIEDLGDWRGELLSRLRALIRKADPDVAEEWKWETPVWSHSGLICTGETYKQVVKMTFAKGASLKDPSGLFNSSLEGNTRRAIDFHEGDRLDEGALKVLIRAAVAFNSSAALGAEHGGARSMKSKAPGEPRAGARCQVIGGTHAGKSGIIRDVNTSKTGHVTITVVQPNGQRFKTLAKNVVIRRGAAVARHGGARR
- a CDS encoding DUF3224 domain-containing protein, which translates into the protein MKHVANSRFTIKSWDEKPYGEGEGLPKLTRASVTRTFKGDIAGEGQVEYLMMYRGDGSATVVGLERVVGHVAGKAGSFVLQRTGAFENGVATESYVVIPGSGTGELRGLRGEGTSALGHGTEYPLTLHYELG